A portion of the Ptiloglossa arizonensis isolate GNS036 chromosome 11, iyPtiAriz1_principal, whole genome shotgun sequence genome contains these proteins:
- the LOC143152533 gene encoding transmembrane protein 60 — protein sequence MAVVHRALFTWFILLIFLILLDLRLDQRIQWNWFIVFIPMWLYDHILLIYRVFNMISHCKNERVINLRREFLFRYGT from the exons ATGGCAGTTGTACATCGTGCATTATTTACATGGTTCATTCTGTTAATTTTTCTGATTTTACTTGATTTGAGACTCGATCAGAGGATACAATGGAATTGGTTTATAGTTTTCATTCCGATGTGGTTATATGATCATATTCTTCTCATTTATAGAGTTTTTAATATGATTTCTCACTGCAAAAATGAACGTGTTATTAATTTACGTCGTGAA TTTCTTTTTAGGTATGGTACATAA
- the LOC143152531 gene encoding uncharacterized protein LOC143152531 isoform X2 produces the protein MQQMNVNSLTLFCLSVLLLKTGFVDGTITVTEVPAGHLAELPCLSSDDHHRFMFWQLTDDRRIIGPGNPMDENKYNYEVLTGKLFIRGVSTAESGFYKCVSKGIADHSAINIHVVELIVKKDWEDVWENDFETNLLRGMAATMIVVVAIAVVLFIITRKRRQNHRFFDLEESRENSPAKYAPNVSVAPTLPTPIIEESGIDNSALDIDFPRVLRQMQK, from the exons ATGCAACAG ATGAATGTAAACTCTTTGACACTTTTCTGTTTATCAGTATTATTATTGAAAACTGGATTTGTTGATGGTACGATTACTGTAACAGAGGTTCCAGCTGGTCATTTAGCTGAACTTCCATGTTTAAGCAGCGATGATCATCATCGTTTCATGTTTTGGCAACTCACTGATGATAGACGCATCATTGGACCAGGAAACCCCATGGATGAGAACAAGTACAATTATGAAGTATTGACTGGAAAACTTTTTATTAGG GGTGTATCAACAGCTGAATCTGGTTTCTATAAGTGTGTTTCAAAAGGCATAGCAGATCATTCTGCTATCAATATTCATGTTGTTGAGTTGATTGTTAAGAAAGATTGGGAAGATGTTTGGGAAAATGATTTTGAG ACAAATTTGTTAAGAGGAATGGCAGCAACTATGATAGTAGTTGTTGCAATAGCAGTTGTTCTTTTCATTATCACAAGGAAAAGAAGACAAAATCACAGATTTTTCG ATCTCGAAGAATCAAGGGAAAATTCACCAGCAAAATATGCACCAAATGTCAGTGTTGCTCCTACATTACCCACACCAATAATTGAGGAAAGTGGTATTGATAATTCAGCTCTTGACATCGATTTTCCAAGAGTATTGAGACAAATGCAAAAATAA
- the Apc4 gene encoding anaphase-promoting complex subunit 4 isoform X2: protein MRQLEERQLSAEVTKMQWSPKMDLLAIANVKGEVTLHRLTWQRVWLLSPQEESDTLVNLAWRPDGKLLAVCYETSKLVCLVDIENKNIIHRTEINLLSGITCMTWLPLTNLENDSSLNSNKASMLPMGEYLPPLPSLNRSFGQEPERREFLFQTLDILFLGLDNGNVAMYVFGMFYCGTISVGLGRILEISGGSGKPIWITWKDNSGIKVNRLWCQLLEQNTAFLKVAQAQANIEYLMGYLSRTLMAISEAWETILLEMDEKLARYAETNPPGGVAADFLELLMIGIPTQNLENFLLRDLTEKGLKKLGHSIEMCYSNIQKLVLKNLTSVGMALVYQLAEMRGMVRLGGPYELLGLTDENVITNALHASEAFLAKSSEIQQVIDHSMRDYKAFFRWLYVVILRLTDERIPSEVNRVSQQELTFIAEFLRGFDKTEPNMGGRKGVNLEKLGQYLRRENLQTCLTPEGSEWAAMLDENQCFRDHPLIVKQDLNFSLLQSHAKLISAILNVFGEAYQGLVDQFSISSIALAPSIAFTSSQIVTSDDGLLVATCDVDHKILRLFKVECSNTEPVSLSFTSGMIDVDHRSESYMKVYMDGTVVDLQFYSQEYISLLLLNKYIQASFLVQLPLNHSRIFENQDKNTVTLTDLLGNGWPRPFQGISARLAVSGARKVAAVLSENNRKIRLLETEVEPEEEEDEEDEEGGTNDNMLDTAHGTAANVSQ from the exons ATGAGACAATTAGAGGAACGACAACTTTCAGCTGAAGTAACGAAAATGCAATGGTCACCAAAAATGGATCTTTTAGCAATTGCCAATGTAAAAG GAGAAGTTACCCTTCATAGATTAACGTGGCAAAGGGTATGGTTATTGAGTCCACAAGAAGAATCTGATACTTTAGTGAACTTAGCGTGGAGACCGGATGGAAAACTTCTTGCTGTTTGTTATGAAACATCCAAATTAGTATGTCTTGTAgatattgaaaacaaaaatattattcatagAACAGAAATTAACTTGCTCAGTGGAATTACATGCATGACATGGTTGCCATTGACAAATCTAGAAAATGATAGTTCGTTAAATAGTAACAAAGCAAGTATGCTACCAATGGGAGAATATCTTCCACCTTTACCAAGTTTAAATAGAAGTTTTGGTCAAGAACCTGAACGCAGAGAATTCTTATTTCAAACATTAGATATACTTTTT CTTGGTTTGGACAATGGAAATGTTGCAATGTACGTGTTTGGAATGTTCTACTGTGGTACAATTTCTGTTGGTCTTGGTCGAATATTAGAGATTAGCGGCGGATCTGGTAAACCAATATGGATCACATGGAAAGACAATAGTGGCATTAAAGTGAATAGATTGTGGTGTCAATTGCTAGAACAAAATACTGCATTTTTAAAG gtAGCACAAGCTCAAGCTAATATAGAATATTTGATGGGTTATCTTTCACGCACGTTAATGGCAATTTCTGAAGCATGGGAAACAATTCTCTTGGAAATGGATGAAAAGCTTGCACGGTATGCAGAAACAAATCCACCTGGTGGAGTGGCTGCAGATTTCTTAGAACTATTAATGATTGGCATACCGActcaaaatttggaaaattttctattGCGAGATTTAACTGAAAAAGGACTGAAAAAATTAGGACACAGTATTGAAATGTGTTATAGTAATATACag AAATTAGTCTTAAAAAATTTAACCAGTGTTGGAATGGCATTAGTATATCAATTGGCTGAAATGAGAGGAATGGTGAGACTAGGTGGTCCATATGAATTATTGGGACTTACAGATGAAAATGTTATAACTAATGCTCTTCATGCATCAGAAGCTTTTCTAGCAAAATCTTCTGAAATTCAACAAGTAATAGATCACAGCATGCGCGATTATAAAGCCTTTTTTCG GTGGCTGTATGTTGTCATTCTGAGGCTAACAGATGAAAGAATACCATCTGAAGTAAATCGAGTCAGTCAACAAGAATTAACATTTATTGCTGAATTTTTGCGTGGTTTTGACAAAACTGAACCAAATATGGGAGGTAGAAAGGGAGTGAATCTAGAAAAATTGGGCCAGTATTTACGACGTGAAAATTTACAAACTTGCTTAACCCCCGAAGGAAGTGAATGGGCCGCTATGCTCGATGAAAATCAATGTTTTCGTGATCATCCGCTCATAGTGAAACAAGATCTTAATTTCTCATTATTGCAATcccatgcaaaattaatttctgccaTACTTAATGTTTTTGGAGAGGCTTATCAAGGCTTAGTTGATCAATTCTCTATATCAAGCATTGCTTTGGCACCATCTATAGCATTTACATCTTCCCAAATTGTAACAAGTGATGATGGTCTATTAGTAGCTACATGTGATGTTGATCATAAAATATTACGACTTTTTAAAGTTGAATGTTCAAATACAGAGCCTGTATCGCTCAGTTTTACATCAGGAATGATAGATGTAGATCACAGATCag AATCTTATATGAAAGTTTACATGGATGGTACTGTAGTTGATCTACAGTTTTATTCCCAGGAGTATATCAGCTTATTATTGCTAAATAAATATATCCAAGCATCATTCCTTGTGCAGTTACCATTGAACCATtctcgaatttttgaaaatcaagATAAAAATACAGTTACTTTAACTGATCTTTTAGGTAATGGTTGGCCGCGTCCTTTCCAAGGTATTTCTGCTAGGCTAGCAGTCAGTGGTGCGCGAAAAGTAGCTGCTGTTTTAAGCGAAAATAATAGGAAAATAAGATTATTAGAAACTGAAGTAGAACCTGAAGAAGAGGAAgatgaagaagacgaagaaggtggAACTAATGATAATATGTTAGACACTGCACATGGAACAGCTGCAAATGTTTCTCAATGA
- the Apc4 gene encoding anaphase-promoting complex subunit 4 isoform X1 produces MAGSMRQLEERQLSAEVTKMQWSPKMDLLAIANVKGEVTLHRLTWQRVWLLSPQEESDTLVNLAWRPDGKLLAVCYETSKLVCLVDIENKNIIHRTEINLLSGITCMTWLPLTNLENDSSLNSNKASMLPMGEYLPPLPSLNRSFGQEPERREFLFQTLDILFLGLDNGNVAMYVFGMFYCGTISVGLGRILEISGGSGKPIWITWKDNSGIKVNRLWCQLLEQNTAFLKVAQAQANIEYLMGYLSRTLMAISEAWETILLEMDEKLARYAETNPPGGVAADFLELLMIGIPTQNLENFLLRDLTEKGLKKLGHSIEMCYSNIQKLVLKNLTSVGMALVYQLAEMRGMVRLGGPYELLGLTDENVITNALHASEAFLAKSSEIQQVIDHSMRDYKAFFRWLYVVILRLTDERIPSEVNRVSQQELTFIAEFLRGFDKTEPNMGGRKGVNLEKLGQYLRRENLQTCLTPEGSEWAAMLDENQCFRDHPLIVKQDLNFSLLQSHAKLISAILNVFGEAYQGLVDQFSISSIALAPSIAFTSSQIVTSDDGLLVATCDVDHKILRLFKVECSNTEPVSLSFTSGMIDVDHRSESYMKVYMDGTVVDLQFYSQEYISLLLLNKYIQASFLVQLPLNHSRIFENQDKNTVTLTDLLGNGWPRPFQGISARLAVSGARKVAAVLSENNRKIRLLETEVEPEEEEDEEDEEGGTNDNMLDTAHGTAANVSQ; encoded by the exons atggcaGGTAGCATGAGACAATTAGAGGAACGACAACTTTCAGCTGAAGTAACGAAAATGCAATGGTCACCAAAAATGGATCTTTTAGCAATTGCCAATGTAAAAG GAGAAGTTACCCTTCATAGATTAACGTGGCAAAGGGTATGGTTATTGAGTCCACAAGAAGAATCTGATACTTTAGTGAACTTAGCGTGGAGACCGGATGGAAAACTTCTTGCTGTTTGTTATGAAACATCCAAATTAGTATGTCTTGTAgatattgaaaacaaaaatattattcatagAACAGAAATTAACTTGCTCAGTGGAATTACATGCATGACATGGTTGCCATTGACAAATCTAGAAAATGATAGTTCGTTAAATAGTAACAAAGCAAGTATGCTACCAATGGGAGAATATCTTCCACCTTTACCAAGTTTAAATAGAAGTTTTGGTCAAGAACCTGAACGCAGAGAATTCTTATTTCAAACATTAGATATACTTTTT CTTGGTTTGGACAATGGAAATGTTGCAATGTACGTGTTTGGAATGTTCTACTGTGGTACAATTTCTGTTGGTCTTGGTCGAATATTAGAGATTAGCGGCGGATCTGGTAAACCAATATGGATCACATGGAAAGACAATAGTGGCATTAAAGTGAATAGATTGTGGTGTCAATTGCTAGAACAAAATACTGCATTTTTAAAG gtAGCACAAGCTCAAGCTAATATAGAATATTTGATGGGTTATCTTTCACGCACGTTAATGGCAATTTCTGAAGCATGGGAAACAATTCTCTTGGAAATGGATGAAAAGCTTGCACGGTATGCAGAAACAAATCCACCTGGTGGAGTGGCTGCAGATTTCTTAGAACTATTAATGATTGGCATACCGActcaaaatttggaaaattttctattGCGAGATTTAACTGAAAAAGGACTGAAAAAATTAGGACACAGTATTGAAATGTGTTATAGTAATATACag AAATTAGTCTTAAAAAATTTAACCAGTGTTGGAATGGCATTAGTATATCAATTGGCTGAAATGAGAGGAATGGTGAGACTAGGTGGTCCATATGAATTATTGGGACTTACAGATGAAAATGTTATAACTAATGCTCTTCATGCATCAGAAGCTTTTCTAGCAAAATCTTCTGAAATTCAACAAGTAATAGATCACAGCATGCGCGATTATAAAGCCTTTTTTCG GTGGCTGTATGTTGTCATTCTGAGGCTAACAGATGAAAGAATACCATCTGAAGTAAATCGAGTCAGTCAACAAGAATTAACATTTATTGCTGAATTTTTGCGTGGTTTTGACAAAACTGAACCAAATATGGGAGGTAGAAAGGGAGTGAATCTAGAAAAATTGGGCCAGTATTTACGACGTGAAAATTTACAAACTTGCTTAACCCCCGAAGGAAGTGAATGGGCCGCTATGCTCGATGAAAATCAATGTTTTCGTGATCATCCGCTCATAGTGAAACAAGATCTTAATTTCTCATTATTGCAATcccatgcaaaattaatttctgccaTACTTAATGTTTTTGGAGAGGCTTATCAAGGCTTAGTTGATCAATTCTCTATATCAAGCATTGCTTTGGCACCATCTATAGCATTTACATCTTCCCAAATTGTAACAAGTGATGATGGTCTATTAGTAGCTACATGTGATGTTGATCATAAAATATTACGACTTTTTAAAGTTGAATGTTCAAATACAGAGCCTGTATCGCTCAGTTTTACATCAGGAATGATAGATGTAGATCACAGATCag AATCTTATATGAAAGTTTACATGGATGGTACTGTAGTTGATCTACAGTTTTATTCCCAGGAGTATATCAGCTTATTATTGCTAAATAAATATATCCAAGCATCATTCCTTGTGCAGTTACCATTGAACCATtctcgaatttttgaaaatcaagATAAAAATACAGTTACTTTAACTGATCTTTTAGGTAATGGTTGGCCGCGTCCTTTCCAAGGTATTTCTGCTAGGCTAGCAGTCAGTGGTGCGCGAAAAGTAGCTGCTGTTTTAAGCGAAAATAATAGGAAAATAAGATTATTAGAAACTGAAGTAGAACCTGAAGAAGAGGAAgatgaagaagacgaagaaggtggAACTAATGATAATATGTTAGACACTGCACATGGAACAGCTGCAAATGTTTCTCAATGA
- the LOC143152531 gene encoding uncharacterized protein LOC143152531 isoform X3 — protein sequence MNVNSLTLFCLSVLLLKTGFVDGTITVTEVPAGHLAELPCLSSDDHHRFMFWQLTDDRRIIGPGNPMDENKYNYEVLTGKLFIRGVSTAESGFYKCVSKGIADHSAINIHVVELIVKKDWEDVWENDFETNLLRGMAATMIVVVAIAVVLFIITRKRRQNHRFFDLEESRENSPAKYAPNVSVAPTLPTPIIEESGIDNSALDIDFPRVLRQMQK from the exons ATGAATGTAAACTCTTTGACACTTTTCTGTTTATCAGTATTATTATTGAAAACTGGATTTGTTGATGGTACGATTACTGTAACAGAGGTTCCAGCTGGTCATTTAGCTGAACTTCCATGTTTAAGCAGCGATGATCATCATCGTTTCATGTTTTGGCAACTCACTGATGATAGACGCATCATTGGACCAGGAAACCCCATGGATGAGAACAAGTACAATTATGAAGTATTGACTGGAAAACTTTTTATTAGG GGTGTATCAACAGCTGAATCTGGTTTCTATAAGTGTGTTTCAAAAGGCATAGCAGATCATTCTGCTATCAATATTCATGTTGTTGAGTTGATTGTTAAGAAAGATTGGGAAGATGTTTGGGAAAATGATTTTGAG ACAAATTTGTTAAGAGGAATGGCAGCAACTATGATAGTAGTTGTTGCAATAGCAGTTGTTCTTTTCATTATCACAAGGAAAAGAAGACAAAATCACAGATTTTTCG ATCTCGAAGAATCAAGGGAAAATTCACCAGCAAAATATGCACCAAATGTCAGTGTTGCTCCTACATTACCCACACCAATAATTGAGGAAAGTGGTATTGATAATTCAGCTCTTGACATCGATTTTCCAAGAGTATTGAGACAAATGCAAAAATAA
- the LOC143152531 gene encoding uncharacterized protein LOC143152531 isoform X1, with translation MLISYMNVNSLTLFCLSVLLLKTGFVDGTITVTEVPAGHLAELPCLSSDDHHRFMFWQLTDDRRIIGPGNPMDENKYNYEVLTGKLFIRGVSTAESGFYKCVSKGIADHSAINIHVVELIVKKDWEDVWENDFETNLLRGMAATMIVVVAIAVVLFIITRKRRQNHRFFDLEESRENSPAKYAPNVSVAPTLPTPIIEESGIDNSALDIDFPRVLRQMQK, from the exons ATGCTAATCAGTTAT ATGAATGTAAACTCTTTGACACTTTTCTGTTTATCAGTATTATTATTGAAAACTGGATTTGTTGATGGTACGATTACTGTAACAGAGGTTCCAGCTGGTCATTTAGCTGAACTTCCATGTTTAAGCAGCGATGATCATCATCGTTTCATGTTTTGGCAACTCACTGATGATAGACGCATCATTGGACCAGGAAACCCCATGGATGAGAACAAGTACAATTATGAAGTATTGACTGGAAAACTTTTTATTAGG GGTGTATCAACAGCTGAATCTGGTTTCTATAAGTGTGTTTCAAAAGGCATAGCAGATCATTCTGCTATCAATATTCATGTTGTTGAGTTGATTGTTAAGAAAGATTGGGAAGATGTTTGGGAAAATGATTTTGAG ACAAATTTGTTAAGAGGAATGGCAGCAACTATGATAGTAGTTGTTGCAATAGCAGTTGTTCTTTTCATTATCACAAGGAAAAGAAGACAAAATCACAGATTTTTCG ATCTCGAAGAATCAAGGGAAAATTCACCAGCAAAATATGCACCAAATGTCAGTGTTGCTCCTACATTACCCACACCAATAATTGAGGAAAGTGGTATTGATAATTCAGCTCTTGACATCGATTTTCCAAGAGTATTGAGACAAATGCAAAAATAA